The Vibrio navarrensis genome has a segment encoding these proteins:
- the fadI gene encoding acetyl-CoA C-acyltransferase FadI has translation MGKQEVKTRQGERIAIVAGLRTPFARQSTEFSQVPAVDLGKMVVSEMLARTDIDAKLIEQVVFGQVVQMPEAPNIAREIVLGTGMHVHTDAYSVTRACATSFQAAVNVAESIMAGSIDIGIAGGADSSSVLPIGVSKKLAANLLALSKTKTLGQKLSILKTLSLKDLMPVPPAVAEYSTGLSMGQTAEQMAKTHGISRAEQDALAHRSHTLAAKAWKDGKIQGEVMAAFPEPYKKWIAEDNNIRHDSTLEGYAKLRPAFDRQYGSVTAANSTPLTDGAAAVLLMREGKAKELGMEILGYLRGYAFSAIGVETDMLMGPTYATAKVLANTGLELSDLTLIDMHEAFAAQALANVKMFASDKFAQENLGRSKAIGEIDMDKFNVLGGSIAYGHPFAATGARMMTQTLRELKRRGGGLALNTACAAGGLGAAMILEVE, from the coding sequence ATGGGCAAGCAGGAAGTGAAAACACGCCAAGGCGAGCGTATTGCTATCGTCGCAGGGTTAAGAACCCCGTTCGCTCGTCAAAGCACAGAGTTTAGTCAGGTCCCGGCTGTTGATCTGGGCAAAATGGTGGTAAGCGAAATGCTTGCTCGCACCGACATCGATGCAAAATTGATTGAACAAGTGGTGTTTGGTCAAGTGGTGCAGATGCCAGAAGCGCCAAACATCGCGCGCGAGATCGTGTTAGGCACGGGCATGCACGTACATACCGATGCTTACAGTGTGACACGTGCGTGTGCCACCAGCTTTCAAGCCGCTGTGAACGTGGCGGAAAGCATTATGGCTGGCAGTATTGATATAGGTATTGCAGGTGGGGCTGATTCATCCTCCGTGTTGCCAATTGGTGTGTCGAAAAAGCTCGCGGCCAATTTGCTCGCCTTAAGCAAAACCAAAACGCTGGGGCAAAAGTTGAGTATTCTCAAAACGCTCAGCCTGAAAGATTTGATGCCTGTACCGCCAGCAGTCGCCGAGTACTCGACTGGCCTATCTATGGGACAAACTGCGGAGCAAATGGCGAAGACTCACGGCATTTCGCGCGCAGAGCAAGATGCGCTGGCACATCGCTCCCACACACTCGCGGCAAAAGCGTGGAAAGACGGCAAAATTCAGGGTGAGGTGATGGCCGCATTTCCAGAGCCTTACAAGAAGTGGATTGCTGAAGACAACAACATCCGCCACGACTCCACATTAGAAGGTTACGCGAAGCTGCGTCCGGCCTTTGATCGTCAATATGGCAGCGTCACCGCGGCCAACAGTACACCGTTGACCGATGGTGCAGCCGCAGTGCTACTGATGCGTGAAGGTAAAGCCAAAGAACTGGGGATGGAAATCCTCGGGTATCTGCGTGGTTATGCTTTCTCTGCTATCGGCGTGGAAACCGATATGTTGATGGGGCCAACGTACGCCACCGCTAAAGTGCTCGCTAACACGGGGCTGGAACTGTCGGATCTCACGTTGATTGACATGCATGAGGCGTTTGCCGCGCAAGCGCTGGCCAACGTGAAGATGTTTGCTTCAGATAAGTTTGCTCAAGAAAACCTCGGCCGTAGCAAAGCGATTGGCGAGATCGATATGGACAAATTCAACGTCCTCGGTGGCTCGATTGCTTACGGACACCCATTTGCGGCAACGGGGGCACGCATGATGACGCAAACCCTGCGCGAGTTAAAACGTCGCGGTGGTGGTTTGGCCCTTAATACCGCTTGTGCGGCCGGTGGCTTAGGTGCAGCGATGATTCTGGAGGTTGAATAA
- the fadJ gene encoding fatty acid oxidation complex subunit alpha FadJ, translated as MSEQKAFSLKIDEQNIAWLAIDVPNEKMNTLQAAFADEMTEIFAQLKDSSGVKGLIVHSLKPDNFVAGADVRMLEACKSAAEAESLASQGQTLFQQLSDLPYPVVAAIHGPCLGGGLELALACDYRVCTDADATRLGLPEVQLGLLPGSGGTQRLPRLIGLLPSLDLILTGKQLRAQKAKKLGVVDACVPATILLEVAKQFIDKGKRSVKQKVTTKEKILSGSRLGRKFVFEQAAKKTNEKTRGNYPATVAILDVIQHGLEKGMKQGLELEAKRFGELVMSPESKALRSIFFATTEMKKEHGSDAKPSKVAAVGVLGGGLMGAGISHVSVAKAKVPVRIKDVSNDGVLNALKYNYKLFDKQRKRRILSKAQLQAKMLQLSGGTDFTSFNHLDVVIEAVFEDLALKQQMVADIEANAKAETIFATNTSSLPIHKIAEKAARPENIVGLHYFSPVEKMPLVEVIPHETTSQETIATVVALAKKQGKTPIVVKDKAGFYVNRILAPYMNEAAHILLANEPIDKVDSALLDFGFPVGPITLLDEVGVDIGAKIMPILLNELGERFRGPDVFDTLLNDGRKGRKSGKGFYTYKGKKKEVDKSVYKLLKLKPESKLSDNDIALRCVLPMLNEAVRCLDDGIIRSPRDGDIGAIFGIGFPPFLGGPFRYMDQFGLKELVEKMNQFAEKYGDRFAPCDGLLTRAGERRRFYDN; from the coding sequence ATGAGCGAGCAAAAAGCGTTTAGTCTAAAGATTGATGAACAGAACATCGCGTGGTTAGCGATTGATGTTCCTAATGAAAAAATGAACACCCTGCAAGCAGCGTTTGCCGATGAGATGACGGAAATTTTCGCTCAGCTCAAAGACAGCAGTGGGGTGAAAGGGCTGATTGTTCATTCGCTCAAGCCAGATAACTTTGTTGCTGGCGCCGATGTTCGTATGTTGGAAGCGTGTAAAAGTGCAGCGGAGGCCGAGTCTTTAGCCAGTCAAGGGCAAACCTTGTTCCAGCAGCTATCCGATCTTCCTTATCCTGTGGTGGCCGCGATTCATGGCCCATGTTTGGGCGGTGGACTCGAGTTGGCGCTAGCTTGTGATTATCGCGTTTGTACCGACGCTGATGCGACTCGTCTTGGTCTACCAGAAGTGCAGCTTGGTTTGTTGCCAGGTTCGGGGGGTACGCAGCGTTTGCCGCGCCTGATTGGCCTTTTGCCTTCACTGGATCTCATTTTGACGGGCAAGCAGCTGCGTGCGCAAAAAGCGAAAAAACTGGGTGTTGTTGATGCGTGTGTGCCGGCCACCATTTTGCTTGAGGTGGCGAAACAGTTCATCGACAAAGGTAAGCGCAGCGTGAAGCAGAAAGTGACCACCAAAGAGAAGATTCTCTCTGGTAGCCGCCTTGGACGTAAGTTTGTTTTTGAACAAGCAGCGAAAAAGACCAACGAGAAAACACGCGGCAACTATCCGGCAACGGTCGCTATTTTGGACGTGATCCAACACGGCCTAGAAAAAGGCATGAAGCAAGGGTTGGAGCTTGAAGCGAAACGCTTTGGCGAGCTGGTGATGAGCCCTGAGTCAAAAGCACTGCGTTCTATTTTCTTCGCAACGACGGAGATGAAAAAAGAGCACGGCAGCGACGCGAAACCAAGCAAAGTTGCCGCGGTCGGCGTGCTTGGCGGCGGTTTGATGGGGGCAGGCATTAGCCATGTCAGTGTGGCGAAAGCGAAAGTTCCTGTGCGTATCAAAGATGTCAGCAACGACGGTGTGTTGAATGCACTGAAGTACAACTACAAGTTGTTCGACAAACAGCGCAAACGTCGCATTCTCTCAAAAGCTCAGTTGCAAGCGAAAATGCTGCAACTTAGTGGCGGCACTGATTTCACCAGTTTCAATCATCTTGATGTAGTGATCGAAGCCGTTTTTGAAGATCTGGCTCTGAAGCAACAAATGGTGGCGGACATTGAAGCGAATGCGAAAGCGGAGACGATTTTTGCAACCAATACCTCTTCTTTGCCAATCCATAAAATCGCCGAAAAAGCGGCACGCCCAGAAAATATCGTCGGCTTGCACTATTTCAGTCCGGTAGAAAAAATGCCGCTGGTGGAAGTGATCCCGCACGAAACCACGTCACAAGAGACGATTGCCACCGTGGTTGCTTTAGCGAAAAAGCAAGGCAAAACCCCAATTGTGGTAAAAGACAAAGCAGGGTTCTACGTTAACCGGATTTTGGCGCCTTACATGAATGAGGCAGCACACATCCTGCTGGCCAATGAACCGATTGACAAAGTCGATAGCGCGCTGCTCGATTTCGGTTTCCCTGTCGGTCCTATTACTTTGTTGGATGAAGTGGGCGTGGATATCGGCGCGAAGATCATGCCAATTTTGCTCAATGAGCTCGGTGAGCGTTTCCGTGGCCCGGATGTCTTTGATACGCTGCTCAATGATGGTCGCAAAGGGCGTAAAAGTGGCAAAGGCTTCTACACCTACAAAGGGAAGAAAAAGGAAGTTGATAAGTCGGTTTACAAACTGCTGAAACTCAAACCAGAATCGAAATTGAGTGATAATGACATTGCGCTGCGCTGTGTGTTGCCGATGCTCAATGAAGCGGTGCGCTGTCTTGATGATGGCATTATTCGTTCACCACGCGACGGTGATATCGGTGCGATTTTTGGTATCGGTTTCCCTCCATTCCTCGGTGGTCCTTTCCGCTATATGGATCAGTTTGGTTTGAAAGAGCTGGTTGAGAAGATGAATCAGTTTGCGGAAAAATATGGTGACCGTTTCGCGCCTTGCGACGGCTTGTTGACGCGTGCCGGGGAAAGGCGTCGTTTTTACGACAACTAA